Part of the candidate division WOR-3 bacterium genome, AGTTTGTTTTCCACGAGGATGATCTGTTGCGTATGGATCTGACGGCTTTACTGAAAAATGTTGACATAGTTTTTCACGAGGCAGCACAGGCAGGCGTGCGGGCGAGCTGGGGTTCGAGTTTCAGGATATATACGGAGAATAACGTGCGTGCTACGCAATGCCTCCTTGAAGCTGCCAAAGAAACAGAACTGAACAAGTTCATTTACGCATCGTCTTCCTCGATCTACGGTGACGCGGAATCTTACCCCACAGATGAGGATACAAAACCAATGCCGATATCGCCGTACGGCGTGACAAAACTTGCCGGTGAACACCTGTGCTATTTATACTACAAGAACTACGGTGTTCCGACCGCAAGTCTACGTTACTTTACGGTCTATGGACCAAGACAGCGTCCTGACATGGCTTTCAACAAATTCATCAGGGCGATACTCAGTGATGAAGAAATAACGATCTACGGCGATGGCGAGCAAACGAGGGATTTTACCTATATCGACGACATTATCGACGCCAACATCTCAGCCATGGATGCACAAGTCATCGGTCATGTGTTCAATATTGGCGGAGGGTCGAGGATCACGGTCAACGATACAATACGTATTCTCGAAAAAGTCACTGGCAAAAAGGCAAAGATCAAATATATCGAAAAACAGAAAGGCGACGTTCGGCATACCGGTGCGGATATTTCGAAGGCGGCAGAATTACTCGGCTATAAGCCTGCTTACGACCTGGAAAAGGGGATTGC contains:
- a CDS encoding NAD-dependent epimerase/dehydratase family protein — its product is MKILVTGVAGFIGSHLAERLLGTGHEVTGVDCFTDYYPRKIKESNLSVLRDSNKFVFHEDDLLRMDLTALLKNVDIVFHEAAQAGVRASWGSSFRIYTENNVRATQCLLEAAKETELNKFIYASSSSIYGDAESYPTDEDTKPMPISPYGVTKLAGEHLCYLYYKNYGVPTASLRYFTVYGPRQRPDMAFNKFIRAILSDEEITIYGDGEQTRDFTYIDDIIDANISAMDAQVIGHVFNIGGGSRITVNDTIRILEKVTGKKAKIKYIEKQKGDVRHTGADISKAAELLGYKPAYDLEKGIANEVNWLLNTKQ